From a region of the Zingiber officinale cultivar Zhangliang chromosome 4B, Zo_v1.1, whole genome shotgun sequence genome:
- the LOC121976836 gene encoding serine/arginine-rich splicing factor SR45-like, translating into MVEDNYRNSAIEIMKNFQFAYEQTKKLEQKLKNFEKELKLKNIELEKKNKELQKLKEMLKGKTKENEDAENIGERSPLPPRRRSPPRHGRSPSRRSPPLHRHRSRSPMRGRSPSPRRGNSKASYSGSSSPHKGVGRRTRSRSPIRPDKGRSHSDNGSNRSPLCRGK; encoded by the exons ATGGTTGAAGACAATTATCGGAATTCAGCCATAGAGATTATGAAAAACTTTCAGTTTGCATATGAGCAGACTAAAAAATTGGAGCAGAAgttaaaaaactttgaaaaagagCTGAAACTGAAAAATATAGAgctggaaaagaaaaataaagagctTCAAAAACTCAAAGAGATGCTGAaggggaaaacaaaggagaatgAAGATGCTGAAAACATTGGTGAAcgatctcctcttcctcctaGGAGGCG atcaCCTCCTAGGCACGGAAGGAGCCCATCAAGGAGGTCACCTCCTCTACATCGACATCGTAGCCGTTCGCCAATGAG GGGTCGTTCTCCTTCACCAAGGCGGGGTAACTCTAAAGCATCATACTCGGGTTCTTCTAGTCCTCACAAA GGAGttggaagaagaacaagaagtcgCAGTCCTATAAG GCCTGATAAAGGAAGAAGCCACAGCGACAACGGGAGCAACCGCTCCCCTCTGTGTAGAGGCAAGTAA